The Chthonomonadales bacterium genome includes a region encoding these proteins:
- the flgL gene encoding flagellar hook-associated protein FlgL: MRISTDMLLRNSLSGINRSYERFSAAQQQLGTGKRITKPSDDPQGLGLAINMREVQDRIAQYQRNINDARGFMATSDAALGQAVTLVRQARTLGIETVNGSIDPDERAIIAQQVNDIIRAVGNLGNATYGSRYVFGGQETRKPPMESRSNRYVYVGAADGGGADALTTELGSGDYMRINGTADRLFIPAIDALSSLRDSIANGSQDHISREDLTAIDAQLGVLLGARADIGAKVQRLDQARSRHEQTTLTVTALISSIEDADIPKVVVDMTTAELTYQAALASAARGLSQSLLDYLR, from the coding sequence ATGCGTATCAGCACCGATATGCTGCTGCGGAACTCGCTTTCGGGCATCAACCGCTCCTACGAGCGCTTCTCGGCTGCCCAGCAGCAGCTTGGCACTGGTAAGCGCATCACGAAGCCGTCGGACGACCCGCAGGGGCTCGGACTCGCGATCAACATGCGCGAGGTGCAGGACCGTATCGCCCAGTACCAGCGCAACATAAACGACGCCCGCGGGTTCATGGCCACGAGCGATGCGGCGCTGGGGCAGGCGGTCACGCTTGTGCGGCAGGCCAGGACCCTCGGCATCGAGACGGTCAATGGCAGCATCGACCCGGACGAACGGGCGATCATCGCGCAACAAGTGAACGACATCATCCGCGCCGTCGGCAACCTGGGGAACGCCACCTATGGATCGCGGTACGTGTTCGGCGGCCAGGAGACGCGCAAGCCGCCAATGGAGTCACGGAGCAACCGCTACGTGTACGTTGGGGCGGCGGATGGCGGCGGCGCCGATGCGCTGACCACGGAGCTCGGCTCGGGCGACTACATGCGGATCAACGGCACGGCCGATCGGCTCTTCATACCGGCGATCGACGCGCTGTCGAGCTTGCGCGACAGCATTGCCAACGGCAGCCAGGACCACATCTCGCGAGAGGACCTGACGGCGATCGACGCGCAGCTGGGGGTGCTGCTCGGGGCTCGCGCCGACATCGGCGCCAAGGTGCAGCGCCTCGACCAGGCGAGATCGCGGCACGAACAGACGACGCTCACCGTGACCGCGCTGATCTCCAGCATCGAGGACGCGGACATCCCGAAGGTCGTCGTGGACATGACCACGGCGGAGCTAACCTACCAGGCGGCGCTCGCGTCCGCCGCGCGCGGGCTCTCCCAGAGCCTGCTGGACTACCTGCGATGA
- a CDS encoding flagellar assembly protein FliW — translation MTTTQTAWTARTTRFGPIEVSDDLVITILGGLIGFEACERFVVLRNDDASPLRWLQSLDDGSVAFPAMDPRTFMPEYSPSIPGADAAQLELTADTPRLLLTIVTIPRDNPRGMTANLLGPVVVNAQTRRGRQVIALNDSYPIRYRILADTAG, via the coding sequence ATGACCACTACGCAGACCGCCTGGACGGCGCGCACCACGCGCTTCGGACCCATCGAGGTGAGCGACGACCTGGTGATCACGATCTTGGGCGGGCTGATCGGATTTGAGGCGTGCGAGCGGTTCGTCGTGCTGCGCAACGACGACGCAAGCCCGCTGCGTTGGCTTCAGTCGCTGGACGACGGCTCCGTCGCCTTTCCCGCAATGGACCCCCGGACCTTTATGCCGGAGTACTCGCCGAGCATTCCGGGCGCCGACGCGGCACAATTGGAGTTGACGGCCGACACGCCGCGGTTGCTGCTGACCATCGTCACGATCCCGCGCGACAACCCGCGCGGCATGACGGCCAACCTGCTGGGGCCGGTCGTGGTGAACGCGCAAACCCGCCGCGGGCGCCAGGTGATCGCGCTGAACGACTCGTACCCCATACGGTACCGTATCCTCGCCGATACGGCCGGGTGA